Genomic window (Rosa chinensis cultivar Old Blush chromosome 6, RchiOBHm-V2, whole genome shotgun sequence):
cttaggaaggttGCTTAttttgagtatacatactttggtaTTGTCCTTGGTATGCTGATGGCTGTCCCATGCTTTGGTATAGTACGTTGgaccctagcatgtggatttatgatttgttaccagtcaacctggttttcccgtgtttttGGTATAATACGttggaccctaacacgtggatttatgatttgttaccagttaatctgaaaattcactaaaaagagaagtgtacttatgttattttgatcaaatatctatctatgatatattttgaatatgtgaaggtgttagtaaaaagaaaatcaagcatgtgttgctttaatgttatttcacatattcaTGTTACGATATTTATTGGTTGTGATCAGTATTTttaatatgtgaaggtgttggtaaaaagaaaatcaagcatgcattgctttaatgttatttcacatattaatgttgcaatatttgttgattgagttttaaaagagagtatcgAAAAATACTTACTTTTATGTTTCTGTGATTTTTGGAGATACCTTGTGAGTGTGatgattgtttacttgagttataataatggtaatttaatcaatcagcagttctttcttgtttactcacgagctttgcaaaaagcttaccgggttttgtgttgttgcaatcccggtacactattcaaattgtgtagcgggtaatctcacaggtcaggagaatcaggcaGTGATCGTGCAGTTTAGAGTACTAGTattagatttacagcatttgttttgtgaggagaattatactcatttgagttttacaatttgatttggtgagagtgtgctgtaataagtagctcgaggatttggtttatgtaatattaagaggtgtaaactagtggttgtttctgagagaaaaattcagaacgctatttgtattgttattagtcatgttccggatttgaatccttatttcaaaattcggggtgtgacagtgGCATCTTTAGAGATTTCAAAGGTGGTATAATGGGTGCTTTTTGCTCTAATCTTAATATTCCAAGCTTTGTGGCAGCGGAGGTTATGGCAGTCATCAAGGCTATTGAGTTAGCTTGGGTCCGGGACTGGAAAAATATATATGGTTAGAAGTGGACTCGGCTCTTGTCCTTTAATTCCTTCATTCTCCTCACTTGGTACCTTGGCAGCTACGAATTGAGTGGCATAATTGTTTGCATCGTATCTCTCAGATGCATTTCCGTTCTTCACACATCTATCGTGAGGGCAACCAAGCTGCAGATGCTCTTGCTAACTAGGTCTCTCTTCTACTGGTTTAACATGGTGGGACATACCCCCAGATCTTATTTGTTCCCACTGTAGGAAAGACTCCTTGGGGTTGCCTAATTTTCGTGTTCGTTAGTTACGCtttcttcttgtatttatcATCTGTTTTCTCTTCCGATTGTTTTCTTTGGAGGAGTTTTGGGTTTTATGTCCCCTCCCCTCCTTTttgtacttttcttttcttttcttcgaaATAAAATTCAATAGGGGGTGAGTCATCGATCTAGGCTTTTCCTctgtttattaaaaaaaagttcTAATACACTGTGTATGGATATAGCTTCCTATGAATACGTCATACACATCATCTAGATATATACAAATGACTTGTTGAACATACGCTCATTTAATGACCAAAACTCACATTCTTATAATTTTTTAAAAGTATTTTAGGTACAAGTGTGCAGGGACGTAGCCAGGATTGTATGAAGGGTTGGGCTAATTTTAGCCTAACAAATATTTTGCgcataactctttttttttttaggtttggaACTCAatgggaggctcatcctcacgcctttattattcaaaacatacaatgggggagacataaaaccaaaaccccgtaAATTACAAATTACAAGCATATATCTAACTAAACCGTACCCTCCGAGGCCCACTAACTTCAAATTCAGAAATCACTGAATCATTATCAATCCTATCAGCAAACTCTTTTTCAATGTAGAGAACCATCAAATCATCAAGAAAGTCATCTTCCATCTTATTTCGAAGTCTACTTTTTATAATGTTCATAGATGAAAATGTTCTCTCTGTTGTTGCTGTAGAAACTGGCAGAGTCAAAATAAGGCAAATCAACCTGTAAATCATAGGAAAGAATGCTGACTTTCTTGTTTCAACTAACCGCCGACACAAATCAGACACAGAATTTGTCTTGGAAAATCTTGCATCCTTTTGAATATCTGTTAGAAAATACCCACACTCCATGTCTAGAGCAAACATATAAGATGATGTAAAATCTTGAGAATAGAACTTCAAAGCAAGATTGCTAACATCTTCAGATTTGAATGAAACAAAATTATCACGAGGGTCAAATGTAGCACTAAGAACAAGGAGCTCCAATGAATTATCTTGAAATCTACTATCCAGCTCTGCCAATTGAAAATCTATGACAGCATTAAGTATATTGACTCGATAATAATGCTCATTTGTAATATTTTGTTCACAAGCCCTTATACCTTTCTTGTAAGGAGCAGACATATCCGGCATAATAATATCATACTCACAACAAAATGATGCAAccttcataatcaaattatcCCAACCATCTTCTCTCATAtcttgaagttttgattttgttattgaaagaaaatttagagCATTCAAAATGTCTATGGCTTTTTTTGCAATGACTGACAAAGAAAGTCAGTAATCCTCATAACATCATGCATCAAAAGCAAgcaaaatacaaaatcaaaacGCATCATAGCCTTACCTACACTCTTTGCTTCTCCTTGTACTTTATTTGGTCCGTTTGCAACCAATTCTGCAAGAGTTGTTCTGGTGGCTCCATAtaatttaatcaaacttgatATAGATCGAAGATGTGAACCCCAACGAGTAGCTCCTGCACGTTGCAAAGTGCAAGCCTGATTAGCCCCTCTACCTGTACCAAGTGTACCGGCAGCCACTAATtctgcaatttcttcttctctaataACTTTTAACGCTGAATGCCGTTTTGCAgaagaatcaacaaaatttaCAATGAAGTTCATAGTAGAGAAAAATTCTCAAATATCATGCACCCCTTTAGCTGCAGCATTTAAAGTCAATTGTAAGCGATGAGCAAAGCAATGCACATAATATGCAGATGGACACTCTTCACGAAACAAAGCTTGTAAACCATTAAATTCACCCCGCATGTTGCTAGCACCATCATATCCTTGGTCACGCATGTTTTCTACCTGAAGATCATATTGAGCAAGAACTTTGGATATCTCATTTTTCAAAGTTTGAAAACAAGTGTCTACAACACTAATAACTTTGAAAAACCGTTCTCTAATAAACCCATAACAATCAACAAATCGAAGAATGATAGCCATTTGCTCCTTATTAGATGCATCAACTGCTTCATCAACTAAGATACAAAACTTGGCATCTCCCACTTCCTCACGAATTTTGGTTCTAACCTTGTTGGCAAGAATATTGGcaatttgtttttgaatttttgaagaaGTATACTTGGCATTTCCAGGAGCATTTTCTAAGACTTTTTGAACTTCTATATTCATTCTTCCAAAAGAATTCACAACTGCATTGAAATTTCCACCATTGGATGAATCAATGGATTCATCACGCCCTCTAAAAGCACATCCTTGGTGGGCTAACAACCTTACACTCTCTATAGTAGTAATAAGCCGGAGTCAGTTATTTGCTACTtcttgtgatgattgtgtgctaATCACTCTCTCAATATGCTTAGATGGGTTTCTTAGTGTCTCCCACTTGTGCATGGCAGCACTATGTGGGGAATTTATGCCTCCCATGTGAGCAAGAATGCCAGACTGTTTGGACATAACATTCTTCCAACCTTGAAACCCAAACTCAGTGAATGCTGGATGGTGGGATGGATAACTATCAAAGAGTAAACACGGGAAGCAATATGCTTTGTCTAACTCTTCGGAATACTCAAGCCAAGGCCAATCTCTAAACCATTTGGCATTAAACTTTCGACCTTGACCTCCATCAAAAGAAGATAGATACTTGCTTAACTGAGGTTGATACGGTCCTAAGACCACATAAGCTCTTCGAATATTGTCACGCTCATTCAAAGGATACTTGCATATTGGAAGTCGTATTCCAGGATCACGCTCAAGAGAAGTAACATCAAATTTGAAGCCATCTCAATTCTTTCATCACGACACTCTTCTAGTGGAATAGGTGGAGAATCATTAATAGGAACATCATTCACAGAATTCTCAGTCACATTTCTACTCCCACTCCC
Coding sequences:
- the LOC112171819 gene encoding uncharacterized protein LOC112171819 — its product is MREDGWDNLIMKVASFCCEYDIIMPDMSAPYKKGIRACEQNITNEHYYRVNILNAVIDFQLAELDSRFQDNSLELLVLSATFDPRDNFVSFKSEDVSNLALKFYSQDFTSSYMFALDMECGYFLTDIQKDARFSKTNSVSDLCRRLVETRKSAFFPMIYRLICLILTLPVSTATTERTFSSMNIIKSRLRNKMEDDFLDDLMVLYIEKEFADRIDNDSVISEFEVSGPRRVRFS